Proteins found in one Methanofollis fontis genomic segment:
- a CDS encoding metallophosphoesterase family protein: MAVCVLSDIHADAEALSRVIALLCDRRFCEVFGGIDGVVCLGDILGRGHQPEETLQRMQALSEQLPVTFLLGNHDDAYLRHIPVSGGDRRSGEAHEGIRESPLLSMIRGMKQETVIDSMLFVHGGPLRLGGGLTEQPFWQRLSTRPGPSFSGYHYTAEMAFEELDRRGLSHLCIGHQHTPICCRKDGGIIKRVGLDFIPLTGRGIAGECACIDLNDPTIIRVGACMGNHPEIGITDFRRFFLLRLSADVCP, from the coding sequence ATGGCGGTCTGTGTCCTTTCTGATATTCACGCGGACGCAGAGGCCCTCTCCCGCGTGATCGCGCTCCTCTGTGACCGGCGGTTCTGCGAGGTCTTCGGCGGGATCGATGGGGTCGTCTGTCTGGGCGACATCCTCGGGCGCGGGCATCAACCCGAAGAGACCCTCCAGCGGATGCAGGCGCTCTCAGAACAACTCCCGGTTACATTTCTCCTCGGAAACCACGACGACGCCTATCTCCGGCACATCCCTGTGAGCGGCGGGGACAGACGGAGCGGTGAGGCGCATGAAGGGATCAGGGAGTCCCCACTCCTCTCGATGATCAGGGGTATGAAGCAGGAGACGGTGATCGACAGCATGCTGTTCGTGCATGGCGGACCCCTCCGACTCGGGGGCGGACTGACCGAACAACCATTCTGGCAGCGCCTCTCGACCCGTCCAGGCCCATCATTCTCAGGCTATCATTATACTGCTGAGATGGCGTTTGAGGAACTGGATCGGCGCGGGTTGTCCCACCTCTGCATCGGACACCAGCACACGCCCATCTGCTGCCGGAAAGACGGGGGCATAATCAAACGGGTCGGTCTGGACTTCATCCCCCTCACAGGGAGGGGGATCGCCGGTGAATGTGCCTGCATCGACCTCAATGATCCGACCATCATACGGGTGGGCGCCTGCATGGGCAACCATCCTGAGATCGGTATCACCGATTTCAGGCGGTTTTTTCTGCTCCGGCTTTCGGCAGATGTCTGTCCCTGA
- a CDS encoding coiled-coil domain-containing protein, with product MMFRFIRGLFEKNEEETLSLTADEAGLWLDEREKVIESGLAEKTETCRTIVSESLSGLENMRSELAKAEGREDIHPKLRSVTERSLPAFLAALGQQTSRSLPADPDEFYPVAADILTSLLKIQKRQGRYLAGAFPEEMKEIRGFSAEIGRSINDLTEAVKDAQAARKQIESARDALSALNGSYEEIRTVQEKMPAIHARIAQSEGAIREKEELVRVLRDDAEYLACMDLQGEADRLEKEEGAAAQDLRNLGTRTGRVLKKAEKIVMRSDRPKDTKTLSACIRLLENPGAAGIDAVLSSLSPAVAMVRAQIASGSLSLKGKEDLALFCDEERLENAFSAAFARLESAHERTSEIHREIQGCTLPIEVAALDRELGEISAAVEADRTAFKEAEERVALLSADLPRQAQAVQDALTAVAGTPVDFRDRHLPKAGAEKTA from the coding sequence ATGATGTTCAGGTTTATCAGGGGCCTTTTTGAGAAAAACGAGGAAGAAACCCTCAGCCTGACGGCAGATGAGGCCGGACTGTGGCTTGACGAGAGAGAAAAAGTGATCGAGAGTGGTCTGGCGGAAAAAACCGAAACCTGCCGGACCATTGTCTCTGAATCCCTCTCCGGTCTGGAAAATATGCGTTCCGAACTCGCAAAGGCGGAGGGGCGCGAGGATATCCACCCCAAACTCCGGAGCGTCACCGAGCGATCCCTGCCCGCCTTCCTGGCGGCGCTCGGACAGCAGACCTCCCGCTCCCTCCCCGCCGATCCCGACGAATTTTATCCGGTCGCCGCCGATATCCTCACCAGCCTGCTCAAGATCCAGAAACGCCAGGGTCGCTATCTCGCCGGAGCCTTTCCCGAGGAGATGAAGGAGATACGCGGGTTCAGCGCCGAGATCGGGCGGAGCATCAATGACCTGACCGAGGCTGTGAAAGATGCGCAGGCAGCGCGGAAACAGATCGAATCCGCCCGTGACGCCCTCTCGGCCCTGAACGGTTCATATGAAGAGATCCGTACTGTTCAGGAGAAGATGCCGGCTATACATGCTCGTATCGCTCAATCCGAGGGCGCCATCCGGGAGAAGGAGGAACTGGTCCGGGTGCTCAGGGACGATGCCGAGTATCTGGCCTGCATGGACCTTCAGGGGGAAGCGGATAGACTGGAGAAGGAAGAGGGCGCCGCAGCACAGGACCTCCGGAACCTCGGTACGCGGACAGGGCGCGTCCTGAAGAAGGCAGAAAAAATTGTCATGCGGAGCGATCGGCCAAAAGATACAAAGACGCTTTCTGCCTGTATCCGACTCCTTGAGAATCCGGGTGCCGCGGGTATCGATGCCGTCCTCTCCTCTCTTTCCCCAGCGGTGGCGATGGTGCGGGCGCAGATCGCCTCTGGTTCGCTCAGCCTGAAGGGAAAGGAGGATCTGGCGCTCTTCTGCGATGAAGAACGGCTGGAAAATGCATTTTCCGCTGCCTTTGCCAGACTTGAATCGGCCCACGAGCGCACTTCAGAGATACACAGGGAGATTCAGGGCTGCACCCTGCCCATTGAGGTGGCGGCGCTGGACAGGGAGCTCGGGGAGATCTCCGCAGCGGTAGAGGCGGACCGGACCGCCTTCAAGGAAGCCGAAGAGAGGGTGGCCCTCCTCAGCGCTGATCTCCCCCGGCAGGCGCAGGCGGTGCAGGATGCCCTCACGGCGGTTGCCGGAACTCCAGTTGATTTCAGGGACAGACATCTGCCGAAAGCCGGAGCAGAAAAAACCGCCTGA
- a CDS encoding nicotinamide-nucleotide adenylyltransferase gives MKRAFYIGRFQPYHNGHQSVMERIAPLVDEIVIGVGSAQLSHEVNNPFTAGERLMMIAAALREIGVSYHAVPIEDLRRNALWVSHVYSMTPYFDVVYSNNPLVIRLFSESGKKVQTLPMYRRETLSGTEVRRRMLAGEDWRSLVPDPVAAVIDEIGGAERLRAISSSD, from the coding sequence ATGAAACGGGCCTTCTATATCGGGCGGTTCCAGCCCTATCACAATGGCCACCAGTCGGTGATGGAGCGGATCGCTCCCCTTGTGGACGAGATCGTCATTGGTGTGGGGAGTGCACAGCTCTCGCACGAGGTCAATAACCCCTTCACCGCCGGAGAGCGCCTGATGATGATCGCCGCCGCCCTCCGCGAGATCGGCGTGTCCTATCACGCCGTTCCGATCGAGGACCTCAGGCGAAACGCCCTCTGGGTCTCCCATGTCTACTCGATGACGCCGTATTTTGACGTGGTCTATTCCAACAATCCCCTTGTTATCAGGCTTTTTTCAGAGAGCGGGAAAAAGGTGCAGACCCTTCCGATGTACCGACGGGAGACTCTTTCCGGCACGGAGGTGCGGCGCCGGATGCTCGCTGGCGAGGACTGGCGGAGTCTTGTCCCCGATCCGGTCGCTGCTGTGATCGACGAGATCGGCGGGGCGGAGCGCCTGCGCGCGATCTCGTCATCAGACTAA
- the larB gene encoding nickel pincer cofactor biosynthesis protein LarB gives MTAEKSLKEVLAAYAAGRISLEDATETIAGLRVERVGELARIDLGREVRCGIPEVVLAEGKDTADLVSIMERHCSAAGRCLATRVSPAQAEAIGIAADAAGLTVRYEERGRTVVLSNGEPPQHRGGIVSILTAGTADIRVAEEARVVAEEMGCEVRTAYDVGAAGVHRLFPALKDLAGSHVYVVCAGREGTLPAVVAGLVDRPVIGVPVSTGYGYMGAGAAALASMLQSCAVLTVVNIDAGFVAGAHAAQIAHLAERA, from the coding sequence ATGACCGCTGAAAAATCCCTGAAGGAGGTGCTCGCCGCCTATGCCGCGGGCAGAATCTCACTCGAAGATGCGACGGAGACGATAGCCGGACTCCGGGTTGAGCGGGTGGGCGAACTTGCCAGGATAGACCTCGGACGGGAGGTCAGGTGCGGCATCCCCGAGGTCGTGCTGGCCGAGGGGAAGGATACAGCCGATCTGGTCTCGATCATGGAACGGCATTGCAGCGCCGCCGGCCGCTGCCTTGCCACACGCGTCTCTCCTGCACAGGCGGAGGCGATCGGTATCGCTGCAGACGCCGCCGGTCTCACCGTCCGCTATGAGGAGCGGGGGCGCACGGTCGTGCTCTCGAACGGCGAACCGCCGCAACATAGGGGCGGCATCGTCTCCATCCTTACCGCCGGCACCGCCGATATCAGGGTGGCCGAGGAGGCGCGGGTGGTGGCCGAGGAGATGGGATGCGAGGTGCGGACCGCCTATGACGTGGGTGCGGCAGGCGTCCACCGTCTCTTCCCGGCGCTGAAGGATCTGGCAGGATCTCATGTCTATGTCGTCTGTGCAGGACGGGAGGGCACACTCCCGGCGGTCGTTGCCGGTCTTGTGGACCGCCCGGTGATCGGCGTCCCGGTCTCCACCGGGTATGGTTATATGGGGGCCGGAGCAGCGGCACTTGCCAGCATGCTCCAGTCCTGTGCGGTGCTGACTGTTGTGAACATCGATGCAGGCTTTGTTGCAGGGGCCCACGCCGCGCAGATTGCACACCTGGCGGAACGCGCATGA
- a CDS encoding ABC transporter permease: MTYLLYVAAFGTAVTFFLWVRDARIFWRTALPGYRQAAYRGVLYSALALAGFLMAYSSEELEYLALGAVLLALYLQGRGPRERVWQGDESALERLLGSVRHR, encoded by the coding sequence ATGACCTATCTCCTCTACGTGGCTGCATTCGGGACGGCGGTGACCTTTTTTCTCTGGGTGCGTGACGCCCGGATCTTCTGGCGCACCGCACTTCCCGGATATCGGCAGGCCGCGTACCGGGGGGTGCTCTATTCCGCCCTCGCCCTTGCCGGATTTCTGATGGCATATTCGTCGGAGGAACTTGAGTATCTCGCCCTCGGGGCAGTGCTGCTCGCCCTGTATCTGCAGGGGCGCGGACCCAGAGAGCGGGTCTGGCAGGGCGACGAGAGCGCCCTCGAACGCCTCCTCGGAAGTGTACGGCACAGGTAA
- the hisS gene encoding histidine--tRNA ligase, with protein MLQKPRGTRDFLPEEMAERRAAERLMRDSAARWGYGEVCTPTFEHVELFTIRSGENIKQEMYTFEDKGGRQMTLRPEVTASVARMFVNEGRSIPKPVRWYYVADCFRYERPQKGRYRQFWQFGVELIGADSAAADAEVIMVADEVLRSVGLTFDLKVGFLAPMKHLLSDVESGLQRTVMGYLDKRDMDGLAACLESCGQTDLEGALSGLVSCRNPAEAIEICGQIPEQQRIEEIFAILDGEEIEYTANFGIVRGLDYYTGMVFEGFAPNLGAESQVVGGGNYRLTHLFGGEDTASAGFAIGFDRVMVSLGEHPVDHPPVVAVLSPADVRVHAFAAARAFRGEGVRTEINLLDRGMGAQLSHAAKIADYACIIGRREAEAGTVTLKNLRSGEQREMALSDAVSEVTGVGDR; from the coding sequence ATGCTACAGAAACCACGCGGTACACGGGATTTCCTGCCCGAAGAGATGGCAGAGCGGCGTGCTGCCGAGCGCCTGATGCGCGATTCGGCGGCCAGATGGGGCTACGGCGAGGTCTGCACTCCGACCTTTGAACATGTCGAACTCTTCACCATCCGTTCAGGGGAGAACATCAAGCAGGAGATGTACACCTTCGAGGACAAGGGAGGGCGGCAGATGACCCTGCGCCCGGAGGTGACCGCTTCGGTCGCCCGGATGTTCGTCAACGAAGGGCGCTCCATCCCCAAGCCCGTGCGCTGGTACTATGTCGCCGACTGTTTCCGGTATGAACGTCCCCAGAAGGGGCGCTACCGCCAGTTCTGGCAGTTCGGTGTGGAGCTGATCGGTGCCGATTCGGCGGCGGCGGACGCCGAGGTGATCATGGTGGCCGACGAGGTGCTGCGATCGGTCGGTCTTACGTTCGACCTGAAGGTCGGTTTCCTGGCACCGATGAAGCATCTGCTCTCCGACGTCGAATCCGGGCTGCAGCGGACGGTGATGGGCTACCTGGACAAGCGAGATATGGACGGGCTTGCGGCATGCCTCGAGTCCTGCGGCCAGACCGATCTCGAGGGCGCCCTCTCGGGCCTGGTCTCCTGCCGGAACCCCGCAGAAGCGATTGAGATCTGCGGGCAGATCCCTGAGCAGCAGCGTATCGAAGAGATCTTCGCCATACTCGACGGCGAGGAGATCGAGTATACCGCCAACTTCGGGATCGTGCGCGGCCTCGACTACTATACCGGCATGGTCTTCGAGGGGTTTGCCCCCAACCTCGGCGCCGAGAGTCAGGTGGTCGGCGGCGGAAACTACCGCCTCACCCATCTCTTCGGCGGCGAGGACACGGCCAGCGCCGGGTTTGCCATCGGTTTCGACCGGGTGATGGTCTCCCTTGGCGAGCACCCGGTCGATCACCCGCCGGTCGTCGCCGTGCTCTCCCCTGCCGACGTGCGGGTGCATGCCTTTGCAGCAGCACGGGCATTCAGGGGTGAAGGGGTGCGCACAGAGATCAATCTCCTCGACCGCGGTATGGGGGCGCAGCTCTCCCATGCGGCAAAAATCGCCGATTATGCCTGCATCATCGGCAGACGCGAGGCAGAGGCCGGGACGGTCACCCTGAAGAATCTCCGTTCCGGCGAACAGCGGGAGATGGCCCTTTCCGACGCCGTCTCGGAGGTGACCGGCGTTGGTGATCGCTGA
- a CDS encoding DNA topoisomerase VI subunit B, whose translation MVIAEDLAKQQKSISVAEFFEKNKHLLGFDSPVRGIITTIKEAVDNALDACEEAEVLPDIFVSVRKIGPEAYRVAVEDNGPGIVPENVPYVFGKLLYGSRFHQIRQSRGQQGIGISAAVLYAQLTTGTPAVVVSRTSAKSTAHRFSLMIRTETNEPDVLEHEEIAWDRTHGTRIELEFRSSLAAKKRLLDYLKYTSVVNPHARIRVEIDGEATTFERVSDEVIRSPQAIRPHPHGIELGTLKRMAASTPETKLGDFLVDSFSRVGKKTAEEIAATAGLPIGARMGDVGAEAQKALLAAMQAVHVPAPPMSQCLSPIGEDLITQGLDKEFQLDFVKARTRPPSVFSGHPFVVEAAIGYGGKLDAEGTAQVMRFANRVPLIYQQGACAITARIAGVNWKSYGVSQSGLPTGPVLVLVHVASTNVPFTSESKDAVASIPEIEKEITLVLQDLGRELKTYLSRRDRNRQQEDRARAVCAVMPAIAEKVAEIVERPVPDISAIEGRIMRRLVARKSVRDGWVQITVQNHTDREVVLTIYDISTDAAEGAEPAPEFSSELDGEFTRLWNCALPPGGGWEVAYPGRGGGMLDVRGVEESRKVVVII comes from the coding sequence TTGGTGATCGCTGAAGACCTTGCGAAACAGCAGAAAAGCATCAGTGTCGCCGAGTTCTTCGAGAAGAACAAGCACCTACTGGGCTTCGACTCCCCGGTCCGGGGGATCATCACCACGATCAAGGAGGCGGTGGACAACGCCCTGGACGCCTGCGAAGAGGCGGAGGTACTCCCCGACATCTTTGTATCCGTCCGGAAGATCGGCCCCGAGGCCTACCGCGTGGCCGTCGAGGACAATGGTCCGGGGATCGTCCCGGAGAACGTGCCGTATGTGTTTGGAAAACTCCTTTACGGCTCCCGTTTCCACCAGATCCGGCAGTCGCGAGGGCAGCAGGGGATCGGGATCAGCGCCGCCGTATTGTATGCGCAGCTCACCACCGGCACGCCTGCGGTGGTCGTCTCCCGCACATCGGCAAAGAGCACTGCCCACCGCTTCTCCCTGATGATCCGGACGGAGACAAACGAGCCCGATGTGCTGGAGCACGAGGAGATCGCCTGGGACCGGACACACGGCACCAGGATCGAACTCGAGTTCAGGAGCAGTCTTGCGGCGAAAAAACGTCTCCTCGATTATCTCAAGTATACCTCGGTGGTGAACCCGCATGCGCGCATCCGGGTCGAGATCGACGGCGAGGCCACGACCTTCGAGCGGGTGTCGGACGAGGTGATCCGCTCACCGCAGGCAATCCGCCCCCACCCTCACGGGATCGAACTGGGCACCCTGAAGCGGATGGCGGCGTCGACGCCTGAAACAAAACTCGGAGATTTTCTGGTCGATTCCTTCTCCCGGGTGGGCAAAAAGACCGCTGAGGAGATCGCCGCCACCGCCGGTCTCCCGATAGGGGCGCGGATGGGAGACGTGGGCGCCGAGGCGCAGAAGGCGCTGCTTGCGGCGATGCAGGCGGTGCATGTGCCGGCGCCGCCGATGAGCCAGTGCCTCTCGCCGATCGGCGAGGACCTGATAACACAGGGGCTCGATAAGGAGTTCCAGCTCGACTTCGTGAAGGCGCGCACCCGCCCGCCCTCGGTCTTCTCGGGCCACCCCTTTGTGGTGGAGGCGGCGATCGGGTATGGCGGCAAACTCGATGCAGAGGGGACAGCGCAGGTGATGCGGTTTGCAAACCGGGTGCCCCTGATCTACCAGCAGGGGGCGTGCGCCATCACGGCCCGGATCGCCGGCGTGAACTGGAAGAGTTACGGAGTTTCACAGTCCGGACTCCCCACCGGACCGGTGCTGGTGCTCGTGCATGTGGCCTCGACGAACGTGCCGTTCACCTCGGAGAGCAAGGACGCCGTGGCATCGATCCCCGAGATCGAGAAAGAGATCACCCTTGTCCTGCAGGACCTGGGGCGGGAGCTGAAGACCTACCTCTCCCGCCGGGACCGGAACCGGCAGCAGGAGGACCGGGCGCGGGCGGTCTGCGCCGTGATGCCGGCGATCGCCGAGAAGGTGGCGGAGATCGTGGAGCGCCCGGTGCCCGACATCTCAGCGATCGAGGGGCGGATCATGCGGCGGCTGGTGGCGCGCAAGAGCGTGCGCGATGGATGGGTGCAGATCACCGTCCAGAACCATACCGACCGGGAGGTCGTCCTGACGATCTATGACATCTCGACAGATGCAGCCGAGGGTGCCGAACCGGCGCCCGAGTTTTCAAGCGAACTCGACGGCGAGTTCACGCGCCTCTGGAACTGCGCCCTCCCCCCTGGCGGGGGCTGGGAGGTCGCATATCCGGGTCGGGGCGGCGGGATGCTGGATGTCAGGGGTGTTGAGGAGTCGCGCAAAGTGGTGGTGATCATATGA
- a CDS encoding DNA topoisomerase IV subunit A encodes MKTKEEMEAAGVERLMGIAERWYDQLVEGQIPSIRLPTRTKQNIEYDDASEVWKYGEKESVRSARNAKGASHLLKMAYVIGFLKQQLAENRSSTLREMYYISEGWKGAKFGAQDESNKLVEDLEILTDIQREIYHLRPEEDGASIFGAIRIREKTRRGVRDIHCQDDVGETGYQIPNNVDALEFLDHDAKFVVAIETGGMYARLIENGFDEDYGAALVHLKGQPARSTRRLLKRIHEEFGLPVVVFTDGDPWSYRIYASVAYGSIKAAHMSELLATPQAQFVGVQPADIRDYDLPADHLSEQDVNALKAEMTDPRFATDYWREQIGLQLEMDLKSEQQAFAARGLDFVTREYLPARLSEMGVLRA; translated from the coding sequence ATGAAGACAAAGGAGGAGATGGAGGCCGCCGGCGTCGAACGATTGATGGGGATCGCCGAGCGCTGGTACGACCAGCTGGTGGAGGGGCAGATCCCCTCGATCCGCCTTCCCACACGCACAAAACAGAACATCGAGTACGACGACGCATCCGAGGTCTGGAAGTACGGCGAGAAGGAGAGCGTGCGTTCGGCCCGGAACGCCAAGGGCGCCTCGCACCTCCTGAAGATGGCCTACGTGATCGGGTTTCTGAAGCAGCAGCTCGCCGAGAACCGCTCCTCGACCCTGAGAGAGATGTATTACATCTCAGAGGGCTGGAAGGGGGCGAAATTCGGTGCCCAGGACGAATCCAACAAGCTCGTGGAGGACCTGGAGATCCTCACCGACATCCAGCGGGAGATCTATCACCTCCGCCCGGAGGAGGACGGGGCCTCGATCTTCGGGGCGATCCGGATCCGTGAGAAGACCCGCCGGGGCGTGCGCGATATCCACTGCCAGGACGATGTGGGCGAGACCGGTTACCAGATCCCGAACAATGTCGACGCCCTGGAATTCCTGGACCACGACGCCAAATTTGTCGTGGCCATCGAGACCGGCGGTATGTATGCCCGCCTGATCGAGAACGGCTTCGACGAGGACTACGGGGCGGCGCTCGTCCACCTGAAGGGGCAGCCCGCCCGCTCGACGCGGCGGCTTCTCAAACGGATCCACGAGGAGTTCGGGCTTCCGGTGGTGGTCTTCACCGACGGCGACCCCTGGTCGTACCGGATTTATGCCTCGGTGGCCTATGGATCGATCAAGGCGGCGCATATGTCCGAACTGCTGGCGACACCGCAGGCGCAGTTCGTGGGGGTGCAGCCCGCCGATATCAGGGACTATGATTTACCCGCGGACCACCTCTCCGAGCAGGACGTGAACGCCCTGAAGGCGGAGATGACCGATCCCCGGTTTGCAACTGACTACTGGCGGGAGCAGATCGGGCTGCAGCTTGAGATGGACCTGAAGTCTGAGCAGCAGGCGTTCGCGGCGCGGGGGCTGGACTTTGTGACTCGGGAGTATCTGCCGGCGCGGCTCTCGGAGATGGGGGTGCTTCGCGCATGA
- a CDS encoding glycosyltransferase produces MKDTFNICMVTTFHPPFDNRIFYKEAKSLTKYYNVTVVAPSSEIQNGIYDGVKVVTVPSPTAKIFYPITLWRTFLQALRQDADIYHCHEMESLIIGIIIKILKKKRVIFDVHEHWPSMWTLMVGNLLRMNIFKYPSTSAFFQRVIGRFELFLAHFSDELIVVSDSVGELFQKQNVPFTVIMNVPRADITASETILKKPHMLIYMGGNLGFSKGTEIAAGIISSLKKEYPDISLKIIGRTDRKFFEEYPDSDVKERTTITGLLPLDQMYQQIKEGAIGLILFQNTHYNSYIGLPNKLFDYMLCGLPVVASNFPEISRVITESQCGILIDTSDSSSVNQAVRCLFSHPDEAVKIGINGRRAAIQKYNWAIMEENLLNIYASFQEGKH; encoded by the coding sequence ATGAAAGATACATTCAATATTTGTATGGTGACCACTTTTCATCCCCCCTTTGATAACCGCATTTTTTACAAAGAAGCAAAAAGTCTTACAAAATACTATAATGTCACTGTTGTTGCCCCCTCCTCAGAGATTCAAAATGGAATCTACGACGGCGTAAAAGTTGTTACAGTGCCATCGCCTACAGCGAAAATATTCTACCCCATCACCCTATGGAGGACATTTTTACAGGCACTGCGCCAAGATGCAGATATTTATCATTGCCATGAGATGGAATCATTGATTATTGGCATAATAATCAAGATACTTAAAAAAAAGCGTGTTATTTTTGATGTACACGAACACTGGCCGAGTATGTGGACGCTTATGGTCGGAAACTTACTTAGGATGAATATTTTTAAATATCCCAGTACATCTGCCTTTTTTCAAAGAGTTATTGGAAGGTTTGAACTATTTCTAGCCCATTTTTCAGATGAACTTATTGTGGTAAGTGATAGTGTGGGCGAACTGTTTCAAAAACAAAATGTGCCTTTTACTGTTATCATGAACGTTCCCCGAGCAGATATCACTGCATCTGAAACAATTCTCAAGAAACCCCATATGCTGATCTATATGGGGGGGAACCTTGGTTTTTCAAAGGGTACTGAGATTGCTGCCGGGATAATATCCTCATTGAAGAAAGAATATCCGGATATTTCTTTAAAAATAATTGGTAGAACAGACAGAAAATTTTTTGAAGAGTATCCCGATTCAGATGTAAAGGAAAGAACCACAATAACCGGTCTGCTCCCTCTCGATCAAATGTATCAGCAGATTAAAGAAGGAGCAATTGGGCTGATATTATTTCAAAACACACATTACAACTCATACATTGGCCTACCTAACAAACTTTTCGACTACATGCTCTGTGGTCTTCCAGTTGTGGCAAGTAATTTTCCAGAAATCAGCAGGGTCATCACAGAGTCTCAGTGTGGGATTCTAATAGATACATCTGACAGCAGTTCAGTCAATCAAGCAGTTAGGTGCCTATTTTCACACCCCGATGAAGCGGTTAAAATAGGAATAAATGGCAGACGCGCAGCAATCCAGAAATACAACTGGGCAATTATGGAAGAAAATTTATTGAATATATATGCGTCATTCCAGGAGGGAAAGCACTAA
- a CDS encoding phenylacetate--CoA ligase family protein: MLSKLMFSSAYSLKNRNFNHYYSLAKANEFQPYHILKKLQEEKLRKLISHSYENVPYYKTLFQDIGIRPQNINSIEDLQRIPILTKDIIRTNQKEFCPNNLATQKYKETSTGGSTGEPLHYRISLDDEILGIAIKYANWGYAGYDLGDKVAIIAGSSLLPDPKTKISNFLWSHATNHRFFSSFDMNETRLAAIISDCNEFDPKFIRGYASSLYFLANYVIKNGIELKFRPHGIFSTAERLFDFQRETIKKAFKTEVFDQYGLNDGGASAFECKEHSGLHVDMIRAVLEVVDGNGLPVSPGEEGRIVVTGLHNYSMPFIRYDTGDRGILGEKTCKCGRNAPLLKKITGRQQEFLETPEGLFIHGEFFSHIFWEINGVKEFQIIQDKINEIIIYIVPETNFDTNQLKIISKYIQKKSNGWNVEYKIVNKIQKPASGKWKFVIRDIR; the protein is encoded by the coding sequence ATGTTGAGTAAATTAATGTTTTCTTCGGCTTATTCTTTAAAAAATCGAAATTTTAACCATTATTATTCACTCGCAAAGGCGAATGAATTTCAGCCATATCATATTCTTAAAAAATTGCAGGAAGAAAAACTGCGGAAATTGATATCACATTCCTATGAAAACGTCCCCTATTACAAAACCTTATTTCAAGATATTGGCATTAGACCTCAGAATATAAATTCAATCGAAGACTTACAGAGAATTCCTATCCTGACTAAAGATATTATCCGTACAAATCAAAAAGAATTCTGTCCAAATAACCTTGCCACACAAAAATATAAGGAGACATCTACAGGGGGATCTACGGGCGAACCTCTCCATTACAGGATTAGTCTGGATGACGAAATCCTAGGGATTGCAATAAAATATGCAAACTGGGGATATGCAGGATATGATCTTGGTGATAAAGTGGCAATAATCGCTGGCTCATCTCTTCTGCCAGATCCTAAAACTAAGATTTCAAATTTTTTATGGAGTCACGCAACAAATCATCGTTTTTTTTCCTCATTTGATATGAATGAAACACGTTTGGCAGCAATTATTTCAGACTGCAACGAGTTCGATCCAAAGTTTATACGTGGATATGCATCGTCATTATATTTTTTGGCGAATTATGTCATCAAAAATGGGATTGAATTAAAGTTTCGGCCACATGGCATATTTTCCACTGCTGAAAGATTATTCGATTTTCAGCGTGAAACGATCAAAAAAGCATTCAAAACAGAGGTATTTGATCAATACGGATTAAACGATGGCGGCGCAAGTGCATTTGAATGTAAAGAGCATTCTGGACTGCATGTTGACATGATACGAGCAGTACTTGAAGTCGTTGATGGCAACGGTTTACCCGTATCCCCGGGAGAAGAAGGAAGAATTGTAGTAACGGGATTACATAACTATTCAATGCCGTTCATTAGATATGATACAGGCGATAGAGGAATATTAGGCGAGAAAACCTGCAAATGCGGGAGAAACGCCCCCCTCTTAAAAAAAATAACCGGAAGACAACAGGAGTTTTTAGAAACCCCAGAGGGTTTATTTATTCATGGTGAGTTTTTCTCCCATATTTTCTGGGAAATAAATGGTGTAAAAGAGTTCCAAATAATACAAGATAAAATAAATGAAATCATCATATATATCGTTCCAGAAACAAATTTTGATACCAACCAATTGAAAATCATCTCCAAATATATTCAGAAGAAAAGTAACGGCTGGAATGTGGAGTACAAAATAGTAAATAAAATTCAGAAACCAGCTTCAGGCAAATGGAAATTTGTAATCCGCGATATTCGGTGA